A window of Aromatoleum bremense genomic DNA:
GAAAGCTCGAAGCCGCCGCTGCCGCAAGCGGCCCGCGGCCTGCATTACCTGCTGGCGACCCCGTTCCGTTATCCGCCGCTGCGCCACGGCTCGCGTTTCGGCGGGCACTTCGAGCCCAGCCTGTTCTACGCGGCGTTCGATACGGCAACGGTGCTGGTCGAATCGGCCTATTACCGCTTCGTCTTCTGGCATGGCATGGCCGTCGCGCCGGCCTCGTCCCTGGCGTCCCAGCACACGCTGTTCGGCGCGCCGTGGCGCTGCGCCCGCGGCGTGCAACTGCAGTTGCCGCCGTTCGACCACTGGCGCGAGCAACTCACCGACCCCGCGGATTACGCCGCGACCCAGCGACTCGGCACGGCGATGCGGAAAGCCGGCGTCGAAGCTTTCGAATACGTCTCGGCGCGCGACCCCGCCGGCGGCCTCAACGTCGCGCTATTCACCCCGATGGCGCTGGCCGCCCGGCGGCCGGATTTCATGCAGGC
This region includes:
- a CDS encoding RES family NAD+ phosphorylase produces the protein MTDIWAAVGGEAPVVELAGNLVRLVESQEQIATNRLVDTLEEQALLESLLESSKPPLPQAARGLHYLLATPFRYPPLRHGSRFGGHFEPSLFYAAFDTATVLVESAYYRFVFWHGMAVAPASSLASQHTLFGAPWRCARGVQLQLPPFDHWREQLTDPADYAATQRLGTAMRKAGVEAFEYVSARDPAGGLNVALFTPMALAARRPDFMQAWLAETDAAEVRFYCQEERLVHRFPLGQFLVAGGLPMPAV